The Juglans microcarpa x Juglans regia isolate MS1-56 chromosome 2S, Jm3101_v1.0, whole genome shotgun sequence genome has a window encoding:
- the LOC121253001 gene encoding BTB/POZ domain-containing protein At5g48800 — MDRNDKQQLPLQHHHHQQLSLANCARQQCNEWIFRDVPSDITIQASGGTFPLHKFPLVSRSGRIRKLVAEHRDSAISTVELLNLPGGAESFELAAKFCYGINFEITSMNVAQLCCVSDYLEMTEEFSKDNLGSRTEEYLESIVCKNLEMCVEVLQQCENLLPLADELRIVSRCIDSIASKACAEQIASSFSRLEYSSSGRLHMNRQAKCDGDWWIEDLSVLRIDLYQKVMTAMKCRGVRPESIGASLMSYAQKELTKKSSLWNPSSQAKVDLLSVPTGHEKLVVETIVSLLPVEKLIVPITFLFGLLRSAVMLDCTIACRLDLERRIGSQLDIATLDDLLIPSFRDAGDTLFDVDTVHRILVNFSQQDDSEDDMEDASVFESDSPHSPSQSALFKVAKLVDNYLAEIAPDANLKLVKFMVIADALPAHARTIHDGLYRAIDIYLKAHQGLSELDRKKLCKLIDLQKLSQEAGAHAAQNERLPLQSIVQVLYFEQIRLRNSLSCSNGEDDQKPVHQSWRISSGALSAAMSPRDNYASLRRENRELKLELTRLRMRLNDLEKEHVFMKRDMEKSNSRKFMSSFSKKIGNLSFFGHSSSRESSSPSKHSHRTDSKVIERTCASTD; from the exons GATTTTTCGGGATGTTCCAAGTGATATTACCATACAAGCGAGCGGAGGAACATTTCCATTACATAAG TTCCCACTCGTCTCTAGAAGTGGGCGAATTCGAAAGTTAGTTGCAGAACATAGGGATTCTGCTATCTCAACGGTGGAGCTTCTTAATTTACCAGGAGGTGCAGAGTCGTTTGAGTTGGCAGCCAAATTCTGTTATGGGATCAACTTTGAAATTACGTCTATGAATGTTGCACAGCTATGCTGTGTTTCTGATTACCTTGAAATGACTGAAGAGTTTTCAAAAGATAACCTTGGTTCTCGCACTGAAGAATATCTTGAGAGTATTGTTTGCAAGAACCTTGAAATGTGTGTTGAAGTTTTGCAACAATGTGAAAATCTACTCCCTCTTGCTGATGAGCTTAGAATAGTTAGTCGTTGCATAGATTCAATAGCCTCAAAGGCTTGTGCAGAGCAAATTGCTTCAAGCTTCTCACGCTTAGAGTATAGCAGCTCAGGGAGGCTTCATATGAACAGGCAAGCCAAGTGTGATGGTGACTGGTGGATAGAAGATCTCTCTGTTCTGCGGATTGACTTGTATCAAAAAGTCATGACAGCAATGAAATGTCGTGGGGTCCGTCCTGAGAGTATTGGTGCATCACTAATGAGTTATGCCCAGAAAGAGTTGACAAAGAAATCCAGCTTGTGGAATCCATCTAGCCAGGCAAAAGTGGATTTGCTTTCAGTTCCAACTGGACATGAAAAACTTGTGGTTGAGACAATTGTCAGCCTCTTGCCAGTGGAGAAACTTATTGTTCCAATAACTTTCCTTTTTGGGCTTTTGCGAAGTGCAGTAATGCTTGATTGCACAATTGCTTGTAGACTTGATCTGGAGAGGAGGATTGGGTCCCAGTTGGATATTGCTACTCTTGATGATCTTTTGATACCTTCTTTCAGGGATGCAGGTGATACCTTATTTGATGTTGATACAGTTCATAGGATTTTGGTAAATTTCTCACAGCAAGATGATAGTGAAGATGATATGGAAGATGCCTCTGTATTTGAATCTGATAGTCCTCATTCACCTTCCCAATCTGCCTTGTTCAAAGTTGCAAAATTAGTGGATAATTATCTTGCCGAAATTGCTCCTGATGCAAATCTCAAGCTGGTTAAGTTCATGGTTATTGCAGATGCTTTACCAGCACACGCACGTACCATTCATGATGGGTTGTATCGAGCCATTGATATTTACCTGAAA GCACATCAAGGGTTATCAGAGTTGGATCGGAAGAAGCTATGCAAATTGATTGATCTCCAAAAGCTTTCTCAAGAAGCTGGTGCACATGCTGCACAAAATGAGCGCCTTCCTCTCCAGTCTATTGTACAAGTGCTCTACTTTGAGCAGATAAGGCTCCGAAATTCCTTGAGCTGTTCCAATGGAGAAGATGACCAAAAGCCAGTGCACCAGTCATGGCGGATCAGCAGCGGTGCACTAAGTGCAGCAATGTCTCCCCGAGACAACTATGCATCATTGAGACGAGAAAATCGTGAACTAAAACTTGAGCTAACACGGTTGCGGATGAGACTAAATGATCTCGAGAAagaacatgtttttatgaagaGGGATATGGAGAAGTCCAACTCTCGTAAATTTATGAGttctttctcaaagaaaattGGTAACTTGAGCTTCTTTGGACATAGTTCTTCAAGGGAATCAAGTTCCCCATCAAAGCATTCGCATAGAACAGACTCTAAGGTTATTGAGAGAACATGTGCAAGCACAGATTAG